Proteins encoded in a region of the Bacteroidota bacterium genome:
- a CDS encoding spore maturation protein, with protein MALNYIWIFFFVVAFITGLIKLIFFGDVNVFPEMVSSTFDMAKTGFEISLFLTGVLSLWLGLMKLGEKGGIVKIFSKVIGPFFQKLFPEIPKNHPATGSIMMNIAANMLGLDNAATPIGLKAMKEMQEINPNKDTASNAQIMFLVLNTSGLTLIPISIMVYRTQLGAVDPSDIFIPILLATYFSTLAGLISVSIYQKINLFNKTILLYLGILTSIIAGIIYYFSNLPKEKITEISSVVSNVFLFSIIMIFIFLAFRKRVNVYETFIEGAKDGFKIAVTIIPYLIAILVAIGVFRASGAMNIFIDGVSAVFSFFGINTDFIAALPTALMKPLSGSGARGMMVDAMNTYGADSFVGRVASTVQGATDTTFYIIAVYFGSVGIKKTRYAITCGLIADFTGIIAAIIIAYLFFH; from the coding sequence ATGGCACTAAATTATATCTGGATATTCTTTTTTGTAGTAGCATTTATTACTGGCTTGATAAAACTTATATTTTTTGGAGATGTAAATGTATTTCCGGAAATGGTAAGCAGTACTTTCGATATGGCAAAAACCGGATTCGAAATATCATTATTTCTTACCGGTGTATTATCATTATGGCTTGGGCTAATGAAACTTGGAGAAAAAGGAGGAATCGTAAAAATATTCTCGAAGGTTATCGGACCATTTTTTCAAAAATTGTTTCCTGAAATTCCAAAAAATCATCCTGCAACTGGTTCGATTATGATGAATATTGCAGCTAACATGCTCGGTCTCGACAATGCTGCAACTCCTATTGGCTTAAAAGCCATGAAAGAAATGCAGGAAATAAATCCTAATAAAGATACAGCTTCGAATGCTCAAATTATGTTTTTGGTTCTCAATACCTCTGGTTTAACCTTGATCCCTATAAGTATAATGGTTTACAGAACCCAACTTGGAGCTGTAGATCCCTCAGATATTTTTATACCTATTCTGCTTGCTACATATTTTTCTACTCTTGCCGGCTTAATTAGCGTTTCTATTTATCAGAAAATAAATCTTTTCAACAAAACAATTTTACTTTATCTCGGAATTCTTACGAGTATAATTGCTGGTATTATTTACTATTTTTCAAATTTACCTAAGGAAAAAATTACTGAAATTTCATCGGTCGTCAGTAATGTTTTTTTATTCTCAATAATTATGATTTTCATATTTCTGGCATTCCGGAAAAGAGTGAATGTTTACGAAACATTTATTGAGGGAGCGAAAGACGGATTCAAAATTGCTGTAACAATTATTCCATATTTAATAGCAATTTTAGTGGCAATAGGAGTTTTTAGAGCTTCGGGAGCAATGAATATTTTTATTGATGGAGTTTCCGCAGTTTTTAGTTTTTTTGGAATTAATACCGATTTTATTGCTGCTCTGCCAACCGCTCTTATGAAACCTCTTAGCGGCAGCGGAGCACGTGGAATGATGGTTGATGCAATGAACACATACGGAGCAGATTCATTCGTTGGTAGAGTAGCATCAACAGTTCAAGGAGCAACCGACACAACATTTTATATTATTGCAGTTTATTTCGGTTCTGTCGGGATAAAAAAAACCAGATATGCAATTACTTGTGGTTTGATTGCAGATTTTACAGGAATAATTGCAGCAATTATTATCGCATATTTATTTTTCCATTAA
- a CDS encoding DUF2520 domain-containing protein: MKNKIVLIGAGNLASQLSLRLQEAAYEIVQVVSRSEMSAKTLAEKLETNFTTEIEKIDNSADLYFFAVADDAIATILEKLPFKNKILVHTAGSVGIDIFNGFANDYGVFYPLQTFAKNKRPNFGEIPICIEANSTEIKNLLWDIASKISENVKYISSEERKKIHLAAVFVCNFANHMFVVSESILNCSNLNFDILKPLIRETVSKIENESPTKMQTGPAFRGDEKTINSHLQILKKFPEYYETYKFLSEKIINQKNGI; the protein is encoded by the coding sequence ATGAAAAATAAAATTGTTTTAATAGGTGCCGGGAATCTCGCAAGCCAGCTTTCGCTGAGACTTCAGGAAGCAGCTTACGAAATTGTGCAGGTTGTTAGCCGAAGCGAAATGTCGGCAAAAACTTTGGCAGAAAAATTAGAAACAAATTTCACCACCGAAATTGAAAAAATTGATAATTCGGCCGACTTGTATTTTTTTGCAGTTGCTGACGATGCTATAGCCACAATTTTAGAGAAATTGCCTTTTAAAAATAAAATCTTGGTGCATACTGCCGGAAGTGTCGGAATTGATATTTTCAACGGGTTTGCAAATGATTATGGAGTTTTTTATCCGCTACAGACTTTTGCTAAAAACAAAAGACCGAATTTTGGGGAAATACCAATTTGTATTGAAGCAAATTCCACAGAAATCAAAAACTTGCTGTGGGATATTGCAAGCAAAATTTCAGAAAATGTAAAATATATTTCTTCGGAAGAAAGAAAAAAAATACACCTTGCAGCAGTTTTTGTATGCAATTTTGCGAATCATATGTTTGTAGTTTCCGAAAGCATTCTGAATTGCAGCAACTTAAATTTCGATATTTTGAAACCACTTATTCGCGAAACTGTTTCGAAAATTGAAAACGAAAGTCCGACTAAAATGCAGACAGGTCCGGCTTTTAGAGGTGATGAAAAAACTATAAATAGTCATCTTCAAATTCTTAAAAAATTTCCTGAGTATTACGAAACATACAAGTTTTTGTCAGAAAAAATTATAAATCAAAAAAATGGAATTTAA
- a CDS encoding tetratricopeptide repeat protein gives MKKAKKQLKKPSQLKKTRTKQNYKHFIIVAIIVIISAIVFYPSLKNGFTNWDDPRYVTESEIIQDLSFENIIKIFSEPYFMNYHPLTILSYALEYNYDKINPKVYHTTNYIFHLLNIVLVFILFYFISKRNLIIPSTVAFLFALHPMHVESVAWVAERKDVLYALFFLGSLITYVKFIENKNTKWYIFTIVLFILSLLSKPMAVTLPVVLVLLDYFYKRKFNTKLVLEKVPFFVLALLFGIIAIIIQEGAIAKEGAVSYVEKFLVGFYGLNIYIYRIFVPTELSTFYPYPRYDEIGGYLPTIFYLAPIISLIVVSLLGLIVFKSKKYARVIIFGFLFYAATISIVLQFLSVGKALIADRYTYIPYLGIFFIIAYAANDFATGKKAKVMKSILVLIGIIYAVFIIALTHQRIKVWENSETLWTDVLKNYPDADMAYRNRGNYYGKTDRPDLAMKDYQVLMTNNQMDDETWGNLGNIYRMQEKYEDAFECYDKAVKMGPHEINAHINRGIINSILKKYDDAFVDFENALERGARIDKVAGNRAFAYLYSGEFDKAITDFDIMIRVNPNDINLYLNKGFAYFQKNEFDEANKNFEIVLKLNPKHAGAYYNMSVCNLRLKNYEKALDQALQSRKLGRKIEDSYINQIQDLVKSK, from the coding sequence ATGAAAAAAGCAAAAAAGCAATTAAAAAAACCTTCGCAGCTAAAGAAAACTCGAACCAAACAAAATTATAAACATTTTATAATTGTTGCAATTATTGTAATTATTTCAGCAATAGTTTTTTATCCTTCATTAAAAAATGGATTTACAAACTGGGACGACCCAAGATATGTTACCGAAAGCGAAATAATTCAGGATTTGTCGTTCGAAAATATTATAAAGATTTTTAGCGAGCCCTACTTTATGAATTATCATCCATTAACAATTTTGTCGTATGCCCTGGAATACAACTACGATAAAATTAATCCAAAAGTCTATCATACAACAAATTATATATTTCATTTATTAAATATCGTACTAGTTTTTATTTTGTTTTATTTCATATCAAAACGAAATTTAATAATACCATCAACCGTAGCTTTTTTGTTTGCACTTCACCCAATGCACGTCGAGAGTGTTGCCTGGGTTGCCGAACGAAAAGATGTACTTTATGCACTCTTTTTTCTGGGCTCGTTAATCACTTATGTGAAATTTATTGAAAACAAAAATACAAAATGGTATATTTTCACAATAGTTTTGTTCATATTATCATTATTATCGAAACCAATGGCCGTAACATTGCCGGTTGTTTTAGTTCTTCTCGATTATTTTTATAAAAGAAAATTCAATACAAAATTAGTTTTAGAAAAAGTTCCATTTTTCGTTTTAGCATTATTATTCGGAATAATTGCGATAATAATTCAGGAAGGTGCTATCGCAAAAGAAGGAGCCGTTTCGTATGTAGAAAAATTCCTAGTTGGGTTTTATGGTTTGAATATTTATATATATCGAATTTTTGTACCAACAGAACTATCCACATTTTATCCATATCCCCGCTACGATGAAATTGGTGGCTATCTACCCACTATTTTTTATTTGGCACCTATTATATCATTAATTGTAGTTTCCTTGTTAGGACTCATTGTATTTAAGTCGAAAAAATATGCTCGGGTAATTATTTTTGGATTTTTGTTTTATGCCGCAACAATTTCAATTGTATTACAATTTCTATCTGTAGGAAAGGCACTTATAGCCGACAGATATACATATATTCCATATTTAGGTATATTTTTTATAATTGCTTATGCTGCAAACGATTTTGCTACTGGCAAAAAAGCTAAAGTGATGAAATCAATTTTAGTATTAATTGGTATTATATATGCAGTTTTTATTATTGCCCTGACACACCAAAGAATTAAAGTTTGGGAAAACAGCGAAACATTATGGACCGATGTTTTGAAAAATTATCCCGATGCAGATATGGCATATAGAAATCGTGGAAATTATTATGGTAAAACCGACAGGCCAGATCTTGCAATGAAAGATTACCAGGTTTTAATGACAAACAATCAGATGGACGACGAAACATGGGGAAATCTGGGAAATATTTATCGAATGCAGGAAAAATACGAAGATGCTTTCGAGTGTTACGATAAGGCTGTGAAAATGGGCCCTCATGAAATCAACGCTCACATAAACAGAGGAATTATAAATTCGATTTTAAAAAAATATGACGATGCTTTTGTCGATTTTGAAAATGCTTTGGAGCGAGGAGCTCGTATCGATAAAGTTGCTGGAAATCGTGCATTTGCATATTTATATAGTGGTGAATTCGATAAGGCAATTACCGATTTCGATATTATGATAAGAGTAAATCCGAATGATATAAATTTATACTTGAACAAAGGATTTGCATATTTTCAAAAAAACGAATTTGACGAAGCCAATAAAAATTTTGAAATTGTTTTAAAGCTAAACCCGAAACATGCTGGGGCATATTATAATATGTCGGTGTGCAATTTGCGATTGAAAAACTATGAAAAAGCGTTAGATCAGGCACTTCAATCAAGAAAACTTGGTAGAAAAATTGAGGATAGTTATATTAATCAGATTCAAGATTTAGTTAAATCAAAATAA
- a CDS encoding HAD-IIIA family hydrolase, which produces MEFKNVKALVFDVDGVFSTNNVYLHPSGEMMRTMSVKDGFALKYASEQGFPIAIITGGFSESVRIRFNNLGINDVYIKSENKMDDYEDFKHKYSLKDSEILYMGDDIPDLEVMKTVGFAVCPADAVAEIKAVSKYISQKEGGNACVREVLEMVLKEQGKWVKTV; this is translated from the coding sequence ATGGAATTTAAAAACGTAAAAGCATTAGTATTTGATGTAGATGGAGTTTTCTCGACCAACAATGTTTATCTTCACCCAAGTGGCGAAATGATGAGAACAATGAGTGTGAAAGATGGATTTGCCTTGAAATATGCATCGGAACAAGGATTTCCAATTGCTATAATCACCGGCGGATTTTCAGAATCGGTGAGGATTAGATTTAATAATCTTGGAATAAATGATGTTTACATCAAGTCTGAAAACAAGATGGACGATTATGAAGATTTCAAACACAAATATAGTTTGAAAGACAGCGAAATATTATATATGGGCGACGATATTCCCGATTTGGAAGTAATGAAAACTGTAGGTTTTGCAGTTTGCCCTGCCGATGCGGTAGCAGAAATAAAGGCTGTGTCAAAATACATTTCGCAGAAAGAGGGAGGCAATGCTTGCGTTAGAGAAGTTTTAGAAATGGTTTTGAAAGAGCAGGGAAAATGGGTAAAAACTGTTTAG
- a CDS encoding class I SAM-dependent methyltransferase, giving the protein MPNKLKLIIKSKYFMVENHSICVYCKSQNSEKLYSTKDIFEDTFHIHKCRKCKAYFLSPQPTNEQLARAYDDSYYGEKDEKFESSSVENVLDFFRKKRAKKLSKYLKEGANVLDIGCGNGRFLLYLQKYGKYRLNGTELDGNSAKRAAKHSEINLKIGFLEKSDFDKNSLDAVTLFHVFEHLSNPKETLETISELLKKDGILLISFPNIDSYQSRKFKGDWLHLDPPRHLLFFEPTDFIKLLKEYGFEIVSENYLSSEQNPYGMTQSLLNKFLKKREVLFELLKGNTDYAKEYSKFSILMQKLFFAVSFPVFIVTDIFMSWMKKGATVEFTFRKID; this is encoded by the coding sequence TTGCCAAATAAATTGAAATTGATAATAAAATCAAAATATTTCATGGTAGAAAATCATAGTATTTGCGTATATTGTAAAAGCCAGAATTCTGAAAAACTTTATAGCACAAAAGACATATTTGAAGATACATTTCATATTCATAAATGTAGAAAATGCAAAGCATATTTTTTGTCGCCACAACCTACCAACGAACAGTTGGCAAGAGCTTATGACGATTCGTACTATGGCGAAAAGGACGAAAAATTCGAATCGTCTTCGGTAGAAAATGTATTAGATTTTTTTAGAAAAAAACGGGCTAAAAAATTGAGCAAATATTTGAAAGAGGGAGCAAATGTTTTAGACATTGGTTGCGGAAATGGTAGATTTTTGTTGTATTTGCAGAAATATGGAAAATATAGGCTCAATGGTACCGAATTAGATGGCAACTCTGCAAAGCGTGCAGCCAAACATTCCGAAATTAATTTGAAAATTGGCTTTTTGGAAAAATCAGATTTCGATAAAAATAGTTTAGATGCGGTTACATTATTTCATGTTTTCGAACATTTATCGAATCCAAAAGAAACTTTAGAAACTATTTCTGAATTATTAAAAAAGGATGGAATTCTTCTGATTTCTTTCCCAAATATCGACAGCTACCAAAGTAGAAAATTTAAGGGAGATTGGCTGCATTTAGATCCTCCACGACATTTGTTGTTTTTCGAACCAACAGATTTCATCAAGCTTTTAAAAGAATATGGTTTCGAAATAGTAAGCGAAAATTATCTATCGTCGGAGCAAAATCCATATGGAATGACTCAAAGTTTATTAAACAAATTTCTGAAAAAGCGAGAGGTTTTGTTCGAGCTTTTAAAAGGAAATACCGATTATGCAAAAGAATATTCAAAATTCAGTATTTTAATGCAAAAACTATTTTTTGCTGTAAGCTTTCCGGTTTTTATTGTAACAGATATTTTTATGAGTTGGATGAAAAAAGGAGCTACTGTTGAATTTACTTTTAGGAAAATTGATTGA
- the radA gene encoding DNA repair protein RadA, with protein sequence MKKQKTSFFCQNCGVESLKWVGKCPSCNEWNTFIEEKVIKEKTQSNSKNTKTKPELISNISSLGEERIDTKINELNLILGGGLVSGSLVLIGGEPGIGKSTLVLQLALSMKEHKILYVSGEESPNQIKLRADRLNIPNENCFILAETFLDNIFSHIQNLEPQIIIVDSIQTIYSSKLESSPGSVSQIRECTAEILEFAKKSNTPVLLVGHITKDGAIAGPKVLEHIVDTVLQFEGDHNNLYRILRATKNRFGSTSELGIFEMQNSGLREVSNPSEMLLSQNSEKLSGTAIASSIEGIRPFLIEIQALVSTAAYGTPQRSSTGFDLRRLNMLLAVLEKRAGFRLSSKDVFLNIAGGLKVNDPANDLAVIVAIMSSNLDIPIEKDICFAAEIGLTGEIRPVSRIDQRIAEAEKLGFKKIFISKYNEKNIASAKYKIQTIFVGKVEDVFKQLYS encoded by the coding sequence ATGAAAAAACAAAAAACCTCCTTTTTCTGTCAAAATTGTGGAGTAGAATCTCTAAAATGGGTTGGGAAATGTCCATCGTGCAACGAGTGGAATACATTTATTGAAGAAAAAGTTATAAAAGAAAAAACGCAATCGAATTCGAAAAATACAAAGACAAAACCAGAATTAATTTCAAATATTAGCTCTTTGGGCGAAGAAAGAATTGATACCAAAATAAACGAACTAAATTTAATTTTGGGAGGAGGTCTCGTCTCCGGTTCTTTGGTTTTGATTGGAGGAGAACCCGGAATTGGGAAATCTACTTTGGTCCTCCAACTTGCGTTGAGCATGAAAGAACATAAAATACTCTACGTTTCTGGCGAAGAAAGCCCGAATCAAATAAAACTTCGTGCTGATAGATTGAATATCCCGAATGAGAATTGTTTTATCCTTGCCGAAACATTTTTAGATAATATTTTCTCTCATATACAAAATCTTGAACCTCAAATAATTATAGTAGATTCTATTCAAACAATATACTCGAGCAAACTCGAATCTTCGCCTGGCAGTGTTTCTCAAATTCGTGAATGCACGGCCGAAATTCTCGAATTTGCAAAAAAATCTAATACTCCGGTTTTGCTCGTTGGGCATATTACTAAAGATGGAGCCATTGCCGGACCAAAAGTTTTAGAGCATATTGTCGATACTGTTTTGCAATTTGAAGGCGACCATAACAATCTGTACAGAATTCTGCGAGCCACGAAAAACCGATTTGGCTCTACTTCTGAATTAGGGATTTTTGAGATGCAAAATTCTGGTTTGCGAGAAGTATCTAATCCTTCGGAAATGCTGCTTTCGCAAAATTCCGAAAAACTTAGCGGAACAGCTATAGCTTCTTCAATTGAGGGAATCAGACCTTTTCTAATTGAAATTCAGGCATTGGTGAGTACGGCAGCCTATGGTACACCTCAACGTTCTTCTACCGGTTTCGATTTGCGAAGACTAAATATGCTACTTGCTGTTCTCGAAAAAAGGGCAGGATTCAGACTTTCGTCAAAAGACGTGTTTTTGAATATTGCCGGTGGACTAAAAGTAAATGATCCGGCAAACGATTTGGCTGTGATTGTTGCAATTATGTCATCGAACCTCGATATTCCTATCGAAAAAGATATTTGTTTTGCCGCCGAAATTGGTTTAACCGGCGAAATTAGGCCAGTAAGCCGAATTGATCAAAGAATTGCTGAAGCAGAAAAATTGGGATTCAAAAAAATATTTATTTCAAAATACAATGAAAAAAACATCGCATCCGCTAAATACAAAATCCAAACTATTTTTGTTGGGAAGGTTGAGGATGTTTTTAAGCAATTGTATAGTTAA
- a CDS encoding polyamine aminopropyltransferase, which produces MKLKSNILKFSLFATGLSGIVAEYILSTLATYFLGDSVFQWTMIVSIMLFSMGLGSRISKYFKTNLLRSFLYIEFLLSVLVSFSSLFVYSASAFSIYTGLIIYTLSISIGILIGMEIPIVVRLNDEFETLRINVSSVMEKDYYGALVGGLFFAFFGLPYLGLTYTPFVLGIVNFTVALLLYFLLWKQIQKKILINFLAISIGLLIVIGIYFSQPVILWGEQVKYKDKVVYSEQSKYQKIVITQWQDNYWLFLNGNQQFCTLDEVMYHEPLVHPAMKLLVEPSHVLILGGGDGCAVREVLKYNSVKNIKLVDLDPSMTELSLNHHVLLKANDSSLHSPKVQVLNNDAYNFLENNTEFFDIIIIDLPDPRTVELNRLYTFEFYKKCYKYLRPNGVIVTQAGSPYYATKAYKCIEKTLQYSGFSTVPIHNQILTLGEWGWIIGQKIESDNNIKNHLQNISFEDVETKWLNKEAMKLMTSFGKDIFSNSIDSIEINKIHNPVLYKYYLKGNWSIY; this is translated from the coding sequence TTGAAATTAAAATCAAATATTCTCAAATTTTCTCTTTTTGCAACCGGTTTGTCTGGAATTGTTGCAGAGTATATTTTGTCAACCTTGGCAACTTATTTTCTTGGAGATTCTGTTTTTCAATGGACAATGATAGTTTCTATAATGCTATTTTCTATGGGATTAGGAAGTCGTATTTCTAAGTACTTTAAAACTAATTTGTTAAGAAGTTTTTTATATATCGAATTTCTATTATCAGTTTTAGTATCATTTTCATCACTTTTTGTCTATTCTGCCTCAGCATTTTCTATTTATACAGGACTTATAATTTATACTTTAAGTATAAGTATAGGTATTTTGATAGGTATGGAAATCCCAATCGTAGTTAGATTAAACGATGAATTTGAAACCCTACGCATCAATGTTTCTTCAGTAATGGAAAAAGACTATTATGGTGCATTAGTAGGAGGATTGTTTTTTGCATTTTTTGGCTTACCATATCTTGGGCTAACTTATACTCCTTTTGTTCTTGGAATTGTAAATTTCACAGTTGCCCTCTTACTTTATTTTTTGCTTTGGAAGCAAATTCAGAAAAAAATACTAATAAATTTTCTTGCAATTTCTATTGGTTTATTGATAGTTATTGGAATATATTTCTCGCAACCTGTAATTTTATGGGGAGAACAGGTAAAATATAAAGACAAAGTAGTTTATTCCGAACAATCGAAATATCAAAAAATTGTAATTACACAATGGCAAGATAATTATTGGTTATTTCTAAATGGAAATCAACAATTTTGCACTCTTGATGAAGTAATGTATCACGAACCATTGGTTCATCCTGCTATGAAACTTTTAGTTGAGCCAAGCCATGTTTTAATTCTTGGAGGTGGCGATGGTTGTGCTGTAAGAGAAGTCCTAAAATATAATTCTGTAAAAAACATAAAATTGGTAGATTTAGATCCATCTATGACGGAACTTTCATTAAATCATCATGTTTTACTTAAGGCAAACGATTCTTCTTTACACAGCCCAAAAGTTCAGGTTTTGAACAATGATGCTTACAATTTTTTAGAAAATAATACCGAATTTTTCGACATAATAATTATTGACCTACCAGACCCAAGAACTGTTGAACTAAACAGACTTTATACATTTGAATTTTATAAAAAATGCTATAAATATCTTCGTCCTAATGGTGTTATTGTAACACAAGCCGGAAGCCCATATTATGCAACTAAAGCTTATAAATGCATTGAAAAAACTCTTCAATATTCTGGATTTTCTACTGTTCCTATTCACAATCAAATATTAACTCTCGGAGAATGGGGCTGGATAATTGGACAAAAAATAGAATCAGATAATAATATAAAAAATCATTTGCAAAATATTAGTTTTGAAGATGTTGAAACAAAATGGCTAAACAAAGAAGCAATGAAACTAATGACATCGTTTGGAAAAGATATTTTCTCAAATTCTATTGATTCTATAGAAATAAACAAAATACATAATCCTGTTCTATATAAATATTATTTGAAAGGAAATTGGAGTATTTATTAA